A stretch of Cheilinus undulatus linkage group 20, ASM1832078v1, whole genome shotgun sequence DNA encodes these proteins:
- the fmn2b gene encoding LOW QUALITY PROTEIN: formin-2 (The sequence of the model RefSeq protein was modified relative to this genomic sequence to represent the inferred CDS: inserted 1 base in 1 codon): MGNQEAKQKRAAAAAGNGSYPSLDEGWREGGGEVTKKGGKKHHGKHXGGGGGGGMVGTAPAKKKNKSESKSSVFSIRKKKGNLRGRGDASSSVTGSREDVLESTNEDGSKTPPLSNDELDPEPPLPDRRPARGGKDEGEVGEEQEGVQRKTSTAATSPIEEGGAPRGGSSGSDTDIYSFHSAADHDDLLADIQLAIRLQHQGGGSWGGLEVGRKQSNGAVKFTPPEPDHTPELELGSDALSFLESTPPLPHAPTPTGHQSHPPTTTGPSPQLPTPAGHSPQPPTPTEPLPLPLDPPSESGISPLLVDPPSKPGPTPLLTDTPSKLGPPPTPADPSSHTDQRRGKEATLCASTKDQHALLQQLPLTGVSMEMAGGAAVSLVSMATSSHSLAERPLGPEEEEEAGSEAQQDHRGPDGGPEEDLSPPPAGQSEGRSSESGGQTPECDGGDEVERGGAVLDSGTSAESLEDYLSPVSDLAPPSQSWRGLTPPQESPPLAKRILRSSHTPSTSSSSLSVKPYPPIFPSYIKTTTRVLSSPGVSPALSPCHSPLSPRRAHHHLSRLVGGVPTTSRKRSHSLTGSLSRSADWTEELERRMRSREEEGGEYLVTFRGEGGGGSQPLCCTRRSSYGQACSFQDIFTGRTLLEKLFLQQQEKAEPEEAERLCSRILAMGLLLPFTDCFREQLGGSSAQVSSTGPTKFDHEQLYTWAAVNQPPQSLDHGLRGLWTTARPGETKTKTRSTETIEGAVDQATAMVDIKQQENHEDGYRCSCQQGPAQSLAPPPPPPLPGELMQPPPPPPLPGGVAPPPPPPPPPPLPPGTAGPPPPPPPLPGGLVPPPPPPPPLPGGLVPPPPPPPPLPGGLAPPPPPPPLPGGLAPPPPPPPGGLVPPPPPPPGCGPPPPPGPPGAPPPPGALGSLPPPLPLGLFALGMAQEKPPRKAVVEPPRPMKPLYWTRIQLSTKKEATSSSLVWETIDEPEVDFDEFVELFSKSAIKVKKQPLSDTITKSKSKQVMKLLNNKRSQAVGILMSSLHLDVQDIQHAILNLDNTVVDLETLQALYENRAQPDELEKIEKHIKSSKDKETKPLDKPEQFLHQLSLIPNFSGRVFCILFQSSFTECMSSINRKLDTLQRVCKTLHESETVKQVLGLVLAFGNFMNGGNRTRGQADGFTVDILPKLKDVKSSDSARSLLSYIVSYYLRHFDQDAGRETCVFPLPEPVDLFQASQMKFEDFHKDVLRLRKDLRACTSEVERVCKVSDEENLQPFKTKMEDFTAQAKSDLETLEAGLSSTHTQFLELSVSFSVKAKAGEKEVSPHTMFSVWHEFSSDFKETWKKENKVILKDRLKAAEESFRQAKEKSSYSVKPKHATGIKAKLGMKI; the protein is encoded by the exons CAGCACcagcaaagaagaaaaacaaatcagagtcCAAGTCATCCGTTTTCTCCATCCGGAAGAAGAAGGGTAACCTCAGAGGGCGAGGAGATGCGTCATCATCGGTAACCGGGTCGAGGGAGGACGTCTTAGAGTCCACCAACGAGGATGGGAGCAAGACCCCTCCCCTGTCCAACGACGAGCTTGACCCCGAACCTCCCCTCCCCGACCGCAGACCAGCAAGAGGGGGCAAGGATGAAGGTGAGGTA GGAGAAGAACAAGAA GGGGTCCAGAGGAAGACCTCCACAGCAGCTACATCTCCCATTGAGGAGGGGGGAGCTCCGCGGGGGGGCAGTTCAGGATCGGACACCGACATCTACAGCTTCCACTCAGCTGCTGACCACGATGACCTTCTTGCGGACATCCAGCTCGCCATCCGGCTGCAGCATCAGGGAGGGGGAAGCTGGGGGGGCCTGGAGGTGGGGAGGAAACAGAGTAATGGAGCGGTGAAGTTCACTCCCCCTGAACCGGATCATACCCCTGAACTAGAGCTGGGCTCTGATGCACTGTCATTCCTGGAGTCCACCCCCCCCCTGCCTCACGCCCCCACACCCACAGGACACCAATCCCACCCCCCCACAACCACAGGACCCTCACCTCAGCTCCCCACACCCGCAGGACACTCACCTCAACCCCCCACACCCACAGAACCTCTTCCTCTCCCACTGGATCCCCCCAGTGAATCAGGAATCTCTCCTCTCCTGGTGGACCCCCCCTCTAAACCAGGACCCACTCCTCTCCTGACAGACACCCCCTCTAAACTGGGACCCCCTCCTaccccagctgacccctcctcACACACAGACCAGAGGAGGGGGAAGGAAGCCACTCTTTGTGCTTCCACAAAAGACCAGCATGCTTTGCTGCAGCAGCTCCCACTCACAGGGGTTTCCATGGAGATGGCAGGAGGGGCAGCAGTCAGCCTGGTCTCCATGGCAACCAGCAGTCACAGCCTCGCCGAGAGACCCTTGGGgcctgaagaggaggaggaggcaggaaGTGAAGCCCAGCAGGACCATAGGGGGCCGGATGGGGGGCCTGAGGAGGATCTGAGCCCTCCACCAGCAGGACAGAGCGAGGGGCGGAGCTCTGAGAGCGGGGGGCAGACCCCTGAGTGTGATGGAGGAGACGAGGTCGAGAGAGGGGGCGCTGTCCTGGACTCAGGTACCAGTGCAGAGTCTCTAGAGGACTACCTGAGTCCTGTATCTGACCTTGCCCCCCCCTCACAGAGTTGGAGGGGCCTCACCCCCCCCCAGGAGAGCCCGCCCCTTGCCAAACGTATCCTCAGGTCTTCCCACaccccctccacctcctcctccagcctGTCCGTCAAACCTTACCCCCCCATCTTCCCGTCCTACATCAAGACCACCACCAGGGTGCTCAGCTCCCCCGGAGTCTCCCCCGCCCTGTCCCCCTGCCACAGCCCACTCTCCCCCCGAAGAGCCCACCATCACCTGAGCAG GTTGGTGGGCGGGGTTCCAACGACCAGCCGGAAGCGCTCTCACAGCTTGACTGGCTCTCTGAGTCGATCAGCTGACTGGACAGAGGAGCTGGAGcggaggatgaggagcagagaggaggagggaggagaatACCTGGTTACCTTcagaggggagggaggaggagggagccAACCGCTGTGCTGTACTAGGAGGTCATCATACGGACAGGCGTGCTCCTTCCAGGACATTTTTACAG GGCGCACCTTGCTGGAGAAGCTatttctgcagcagcaggagaagGCTGAGCCCGAGGAGGCTGAGCGTCTGTGTTCCAGGATTTTGGCGATGGGTCTTCTGTTACCATTCACTGACTGCTTCAGGGAGCAGCTGGGAGGAAGCTCCGCCCAAGTCAGCTCGACTGGACCCACCAAGTTTGAC CATGAGCAGCTGTACACGTGGGCGGCGGTGAACCAGCCTCCTCAGAGTCTGGACCATGGACTGAGAGGACTGTGGACAACAGCCAGACCAGGAGagaccaagaccaagaccaggTCTACAGAGACCA TAGAGGGCGCTGTAG atCAGGCGACAGCCATGGTGGACATAAAGCAGCAGGAGAACCATGAG GATGGGTACAGGTGTTCCTGTCAGCAGGGACCTGCTCAGAGTCTggctcctcctccaccacctccattACCTGGAGAGTTAATGCAGCCCCCACCCCCACCTCCACTACCAGGGGGTGTAGCTCCGccccctccacctccaccaccccCTCCATTACCTCCAGGTACAGCAGGTcctccacccccacccccacccttACCTGGCGGACTGgttccacctcctccacccccacCACCCCTACCTGGCGGACTGGTTCCACCCCCTCCACCCCCACCACCACTACCAGGGGGTCTagctcctccccctccccctccaccACTCCCTGGAGGCCTAGCCCCGCCCCCACCGCCCCCACCTGGTGGACTGGtacctccccctccccctcctccaggCTGTGGTCCTCCGCCCCCTCCAGGACCACCAGGTGCTCCTCCCCCTCCTGGTGCTCTGGGCTCACTGCCTCCGCCCCTCCCGTTGGGACTGTTTGCTCTGGGCATGGCTCAGGAGAAACCGCCCAGGAAGGCTGTGGTGGAGCCACCCCGGCCCATGAAGCCCCTGTACTGGACCAGGATCCAGCTCAGCACCAAGAA GGAGGCTACTTCTTCTTCGCTAGTGTGGGAGACAATCGATGAGCCTGAGGTGGACTTTGATGAGTTtgttgagttgttttcaaaatcaGCCATCAAAGTGAAGAAACAACCGCTATCAGACACCATCACCAAGTCCAAATCCAAACAG GTAATGAAGCTGCTGAACAACAAGCGCTCTCAGGCTGTAGGAATCCTCATGTCCTCTCTACATCTGGATGTTCAGGACATTCAGCACG CTATCCTGAACCTGGACAACACAGTGGTGGACCTGGAGACACTGCAGGCTCTGTATGAAAAT AGAGCTCAGCCAGATGAACTGGAGAAAATAGAAAAGCACATCAAATCCTCCAAAGACAAGGAGACTAAACCTCTGGACAAACCGGAGCA ATTCCTCcaccagctttccctcatcccAAACTTTTCTGGACGCGTCTTCTGCATCCTTTTCCAGTCCAGCTTCACTGAGTGTATGTCGTCCATCAACAGGAAACTAGACACACTGCAGAGAGTGTGCAAG ACGCTGCATGAAAGTGAGACAGTGAAGCAGGTTCTGGGTTTGGTTCTGGCGTTTGGAAACTTTATGAATGGAGGGAATCGAACCCGAGGACAAGCGGATGGATTCACCGTGGACATCCTGCCCAAACTGAAGGATGTCAAAAGCAGC GACAGTGCAAGGAGTCTGCTCTCCTACATCGTCTCCTATTACCTCAGACACTTTGACCAG GATGCAGGCAGAGAGACGTGTGTGTTTCCGCTTCCAGAACCTGTTGATCTGTTTCAGGCATCTCAGATGAAGTTTGAAGATTTTCACAAAGATGTGCTGAGACTGAGGAAGGATCTGAGAG cGTGTACGTCTGAGGTTGAGAGGGTGTGTAAGGTGTCTGATGAGGAGAACCTGCAGCCTTTTAAAACCAAGATGGAGGATTTTACTGCACAAG CTAAAAGTGATTTAGAGACTTTGGAGGCCGGCCTCAGCAGCACTCACACTCA GTTCCTGGAGCTCTCCGTCTCGTTCTCGGTGAAAGCCAAGGCCGGAGAAAAAGAAGTTTCTCCACACACTATGTTCAGCGTCTGGCACGAGTTCTCGTCTGACTTTAAGGAGACgtggaagaaagaaaacaaagttaTACTAAAAGACAG gttaaaagcagcagaggaaTCTTTCCGTCAAGCCAAGGAGAAATCTTCATACAGCGTCAAACCCAAACACGCCACAGGCATC AAAGCCAAGCTGGGCATGAAGATCTGA